DNA from Lemur catta isolate mLemCat1 chromosome 7, mLemCat1.pri, whole genome shotgun sequence:
GGGACACTGCCAGCAAGTACTGATGATTTGTATTACACTGCCTTTTTTTCAAGTAtctaatacattattgttaacgcCCTGTGATAGGTCTCCGGAACTTATTCGTTCTAACTGAAACCGTATTGATTATATTTCCCCAACTGTATGTGAACTCTTCTTTGGtcttttccagattttttctcAGTAACTGGAGACCCAGAAGCTAAGCCTGGACTTGTGCCGCAGGAAAGGCTCGTCCCACCCCCTGACCCCAGGATGGTGCTGGATCCCACTGCGCCCACTCAAGGCCTCCAATCCGCCACAGAGCTCCCAAGTGCAGACGGGAGTTGATACTTGAGGCATGATCCTATATGTCAACTCGGGCTTGGGTTCTGCAGGAAACGGGGCTGATGTCACTTGGTGTGAATAATGTCCAGCAGCGGCTGCCTGGTGCACAGGGTCTGGGCTGTCACAGGCAGAACGGGAGGCCCCACCTACTGCGGGTGCTCTTGCGGCTGTGTGTGTGGGCACTGAGGGTCAGGGCTGAGCAAGTGTGTGTCATCGTCCTTAACAGCCTGCCCTGCCACCTACTGTTCCAAGGGCACCAAAAGGATCCCCGAGGGCCGTGAGGAGATGAGAGCTCCTCGGAAGAAATGAAATGCCAGATGTCTCTTTTCTACGGCTCACCTAAGGCTTCTCCTGTATCTGTCCTTGCCAAGGAAGGAGAGCTTGGGGTAGCCTTGACTGACCTGAGATCCAAACCTGGCCCTGCCATGTCCTGGCCCTGTGCCTGTGGgtaagtcactttacctctcggagcctctgcttcctcagctCTAAAACATGCCAAGAGCAGTGCCTATTTCACGCGGtggtggtgagaattaaatgaggttaTACAAGTCTGTGGCCTCGCTCAGTGCCCGGCACATGGTGTGCACTTAATAGGAGGCCACTTTTATGAGCACAGGTGGGAGGGCTAGAGGGACTCGGGTGGGAAACGAGGCCCTTATCGGACACTTCTGTCTGCATCTGAGCTCTGTGCTGGGTTTTCCTGCTGCCGGGTTTATTCTCATTAAAATTTCCAGCTCAACTTATTCTCATTAAGACCTgaaccccccccccacccccacccccggcctggCCAGTTTAAAGTTTTCTGGGAGAACAAGGGAGCTTCTCCAGCAGCATCCAGCCTAGAGCTTGAATCTGGCTTCCTCCTGGGGAGGGGAGACAAGCCTGGAATCCTCGCCCAGGGGAGGACGGCTCCAACGGGTAGAGCAAAGGTTGCCAACTTTTTGGCAAAGGTTATGGGACTTTCCACCTTTAGTTTATTTGGCCTGAGTAATGTTTTGGAAACACTTGAATTCATTGCTAAGGTGTGGAAACCAGGAGCTTTCACCTGACCCTGTGTCCACATTCCTGCCTGGGCACAGTCAGCCGGAAGTGGGTATCCACTGCCCAGGAGCGGGGCATGAAGTCTACAGCTTCCCAGGCTCCACCCGGCCCCCACACTCAGTCACAGAGGTTCGGGCTCAGCCTTGCAGGCACGTGCACTTGCATCCTCAAGCCGGAGGCTGCTGCACAGACTTTTGTGTATGCGCGTGCGCGTGTCTAGGGAACTTCCAGGGCTCCCGTTTACCCATCTACCAGCATCTGCACCCCTATTCCACAAATGGAACTCCTGTTACTGCAGATGAGCCATCTCTGCTCCCCTCTAAAGCTGGTCTCCCCACTGTGAACTAGATCCCCCTGCGACGGGtggaatgtttttgtcccctccaaaatccACGTGTCAGAAATCTAAACCCAGTGCAATAGTGTTGGGAGGCGGGGCCTAAAGGGAGGTGTTTAGGTTgtggggctccaccctcatgaacgGATTTAACGCCACTATCCAAAGGGCTTGCAGGAGTGgattccctcctctcctgctcttcTGCCGGACACAATTGTCTTGCATCCCTGGAAGACGCAGCGTTCAAGGTGTCATCCTGGAAGCAGATAGCCTGGGCCCTAGCCTGCTGGTGCCTTcatcttagacttctcagcctccagaactggaagaaataaatttctggttttttaaaattacttagtCTATGATATTGTCATAGCAGAACAAAATGGGCTAAGACACCACCCTCTCACCCACTCAAGGACACCATTCCAGCAATTTCCCAGCTGTCTTCTGCAtcatcattttttccctctctgctgCATCATTCTCCTCAGACCAAATACGTGGTTATTTCTCCCACCTTAATAAAAACCTTCTTGTACCCCCACTTGCCCTACTGGGTACTGCTCTAGTTCTCCGCTCTCCTTTGCTGCTACAGAGTGATCTACACCCGTCGTTTCACTCCTCCAATTCTCTAAAACTACTCTAGTCCAGTGCTACCCATCACTCAACCCAACTGATCACCAGCACTAAATCTGTGTTCCTAAATCCAACAGTGAATTCTCAGGCTCATCTTATTTGGCCCATAAGACTATTTGTATTTGTCAGAGCTGATgactccctcctcctttctcactttctctctctctctctctctctctttttttttttagagacagggtcttgctctgtcacccaggctgcagtgcagtggcatgatcatagctcacggtaaccttgaactcctgggctcaagtgatcctcctgcctcagcctcctgagtagctaggactacaggcatgaagttttgaattttttttttagagatggggtcttgctatgtcatcaaggctggtctcaaactcctggcctcaagggattcaagggatcctcctgccttggcctcccaaagtgctgggattacagatgagagccaccccacccactccctcctcctttcttacTTGGCTTCTAAGACACCTGGCTCCCTGGCCACTCCTTTCCACTCACCTTTGCtggttcctcctcttctccccagcctctTAAAATGTGTGTGCCTCCAAACTCAACTTTCGCTTCTCTTTCTCCCTACATTCACTCCCTTGCTGACCTCATTTGATCTTACCCTTTAAATACATCTACATGTCAGCAAGTTGCCAGCTTACACCTCTAGCTCCGGCCTTCTCCTAGACTCCAGGCTCATAGAGCTCCCTGTCACACAGCATCTACCAGCTCCCAGATGTCTACTGGGCACCCCAACTTCACATACACCAAACTAAGCTGCTGATCTTCTCCCCAAAACCTGTTCCACCTGTGCCCTCCCATCTTAGATCACAATACCTCTATACTTCAATTGCCTGATCACATCTCACCACATCCGCTGCTACCAGCGTGATCTTGTTCACTGGATTATTAACTACTACAGCCTCCTAACTGCTCTCCTGCTTGCATCCCTATAGTCTATTCACAACACAGCAAGAGAGTGAAGCTTCAACACCACAGGTCAGATCATGTCACCCCCCAAAAGCCCCCAAACAACTGCCTATCCCACTCAGAAAAAAGCCCAGAGTCCTCACCATGGCTACACGGTCCTACACGAATGGGCCCCTCTGTGTTCGTCCCTACCACTCCCCCCTCACTGCTCCTGCTCCAGCCATCTGGACTGTTTGCTGGCCCTCAAAAGTGCTGCCACGCTCCCACCTTAAGGCTTTGCACTGgcccttctgcctggaacattcccCACGGTGTGCCCCTCAACCTCCTTCAGACCTTGTTTAAATACTACCTCTTCCAGAAACTCCGTATGTGAAATTCCACCCTGCCTTCTTCCGACCCTCCTATCCTTACTGTACTCTGCTTTTCCCCCTTAGCATGTCCTCTTCTGTGATGCCATGtaatgatatattaatacttatctataatatttattgtctgtctctccccccaaaacaaaaacaaaacaccagatATTTTCAAGGAGTAAATATGTTTGGGGGGGGAAACCCCACTATTCTGAAAGTCCTCAAAGAACCTTTCTGAGCCGAGACACAGCAGCAGAACCCAATGTATATTGCCCTCAGTTTCTCCCAAGTCCCTCCTGACACATCAATTGTTCTGGTTTGCCTGACTGTGGCAGTGTTGGGGGTCCCCTCCCCTGGTCTCAGGAGACCCTGAGTGCCAGCCAGGCAGCAGTTTCTAGCGCACAAGAGAGCTTCCTCAGCAGCggcacagagagaagagagaccaTGAGGTTTACCACGTGAGTGGGCACTGTATGTGGAGTGTGTGCTGGGAGCAACAAGAACAGCAGGAAATACAGAACAGAAAATAACGAtctttgaaatgacaacaaatggGGCATATTATCTAAGCACTAACACCTAAGGAGGCGGCTGCCCAAGGTCTGGGAGGCAGCTTCTCAGCAGAGAGAGGATGACTTCTTTCCAGGTTGCCTGGTCTTCAGTCCTTGCAACTTTTCATCTTTTAGCGCCTTCAGGAATTTATCTGCAGGAGAACAAGATAAACTTAGCTGAGGGGGAGGTAAGAGCCTTTTCTAACACTTCCAAAGCAAACTCCTGGGAAGCAATTGTGCTCCCCAGATGAGCCTAAAACCCATTTTTGATCCAagatgggagggaaaaaaaacctcacagCCCAAATACATTCAACTGGAGAATATATAGTTAAGAAATCCAAGACTCGGGAAAGCCCAAGTTTTCTAGGGACTATTTTCTCCATGGAGACATGAGAGGGTACATTACAGGGTGTCTGATGAATTGAGGACCATTCTCACTGCCATATGGAACTAAGCATTTAGGTAATTTCATAATTGCTTTCCCTATGTGGCAGGAGGGTCAATTTAAATTGACCCTGTATACAATAATTGGGATGGTCTTTTTAGAACCATTTGCCCTCCAGTGGTCAAGCACAAGCCTTAGCCAGAACAGGTGATGGGAAGGACAAAGTCTGCAGGACAGCCTGTGGCTATTGAATACAAGTCCTAGGAGTACACTTGGATTTAACAACTTTACCCTCCAACAGGGAGGATCAGTCAGCTTGCACACCAGAGGAATCCTGCCCACATCAGCACACCTGGTCTGCCCTGGAACAGATTCCTAAGACTTCAGACCTAAGATCAGATGGCACAGCCCAGGATCCCAGTGAGAGGGCTACCAGGGCCAGGGACACAGGGTCCCAGGGAAGCTGCCCTCCAGCATTGAGAAGTGGAGTGTCCCAAAGCCCCTCAGTGAACATCCTTGGGCCTTCTGGGTCTTGCACAATTCCCACCTTCCCCTGAAGACACCAACTGACCCtcacctccttccccctcctcccagcgAGGGCCCCAGTTTAAGATTGAACACCAAAGCTCAAGTCTCTAGAGACAGGGCTGTCCGTGGTGGGTGGAGTCCAGAGTACAGAAGTAAGGGCATTCTGTGCAGGAGGATTAAAGTTCAGGATGGGGGTAGTGGTGGATGGAGTTCCAGGTGTGGAGGCTCTGAGTCCAGGTTAATCAAACGGCTCAGGATGGAGGAGGATGGAGTTTGGGACTAAAGGGTTCATGAAGTTCAGATTTGTCGTGGGGAGAGGAGTCGGTGAGAGGAGAGCGTTTCTGGGGGACAGATTTTGGATCTGGGACTCTTGGGGGTGGAATCTCAGCCCAGGGCCAAGGAGGGAGCCAGGGTCGGTTAAGGGTGGGCTTGGGTGTCCCGGGCGAGGTCACGCACAGCGCTGGGAGTCGAAGCCGTCCCCAGTGATGGTGAGCAGCTCCAGCTCCTTAATCCGGATCTCCAGCTCGCATAACTCCTCCGGGTGGGAGGCACAGGCGAGCCAGGGGGTCGTGGGACCGGGGGCCAAAGGCGAGGCAGCCACCTCGGGCCCTGGAGGCGGCGAGTAGAAGAAGCGCAGAGGCTCGTAGGGGATGGAGGCCAGGCCGGAGGGCCAGGGCGGGGGACATGGGCGCTCGCTTGGGGGACCCAGGCCgggtggcggcggcggcaggggcGCCGGGGTAGGAGGCGCCTGGGGTAGGGGCCGGctccccgccgccccgcccgccgaCGCCCCGCCCGCCTTCAGCGGCACGAAAAGCTTCTTCCAGATGTTGAAGTCGCTGAGCGGGGAAGAGGAGATGCCGCGGTCGTAGAGGGACGGGAAATAGAGGGGCGGAGCCGGCCGCTGGCTCATCGTGGGGCTCTGGCTGCCGCGCCGCGCCTTCGGCATCGTTTGAATGGGAGGCTGCGTGGGAGGAACCCCGCGCCCGCAGACGCGCGCTCAAGCCCCGAGTCGCCGGGATTCTGAGGTTCCACAGGCCACGCCCCGACGGAGCGCGGCCCCACCTCTCCGCCCTGGCCACGCCCCGAAAGGCGGAGTTCGAAATCAGGAGGCCACGCCCCTGCCGAGCAGCGGGGCGGGAACTCCACTGCGGCACCGCCCTCGTTTTTCGTTCCGCCCGGCGTCGAACGCCCCAAGCGCCGACGTCAGCCCCGCCCCCAGGCTGGCCCCgcccccccaccgccccctgGTTCCAGGAGCCTCGCCCCGGCGGTCTGGCGCCCTTCGCTCCAGCTGTCACTCCCCGGCATACCCTCCTCCAAAAGCGGGAAGCAGCGAGCTGACCAGGGCTGCAAGAGAAAGCTTTCTTCAGTCTTCCTCTCCTTCTATCAGGGAGAAAAAATGCTTCCTAGACACCTGCCCTCTTCCCCGCAGACTGACCCCGTCTCGCTGTAAAGAAGCCTGAGAAAGCGTCTGACGTTCCGTCCTCCGCAGTGGGAGGCAGGCGCAGAAGGG
Protein-coding regions in this window:
- the C7H11orf91 gene encoding uncharacterized protein C11orf91 homolog; translation: MPKARRGSQSPTMSQRPAPPLYFPSLYDRGISSSPLSDFNIWKKLFVPLKAGGASAGGAAGSRPLPQAPPTPAPLPPPPPGLGPPSERPCPPPWPSGLASIPYEPLRFFYSPPPGPEVAASPLAPGPTTPWLACASHPEELCELEIRIKELELLTITGDGFDSQRYKFLKALKDEKLQGLKTRQPGKKSSSLC